In a genomic window of Muntiacus reevesi chromosome 1, mMunRee1.1, whole genome shotgun sequence:
- the SLC2A3 gene encoding solute carrier family 2, facilitated glucose transporter member 3 yields the protein MGTTKVTAPLIFAISVATIGSFQYGYNTGVINAPEAIIKDFLNYTLEERSQNPPSSGLLTSLWSLSVAIFSVGGMIGSFSVGLFVNKFGRRNSMLIVNLLAIAGGCLMGFCKIAESVEMLILGRLIIGLFCGLCTGFVPMYIGEISPTALRGAFGTLNQLGIVIGILVAQIFGLKVILGTEDLWPLLLGFTILPAIIQCAALPFCPESPRFLLINRKEEEKAKEILQKLWGTEDVAQDIQEMKDESMRMSQEKHVTVLELFRAPNYRQPIIISIMLQLSQQLSGINAVFYYSTGIFKDAGVQEPVYATIGAGVVNTIFTVVSVFLVERAGRRTLHLIGLGGMAFCSILMTISLLLKDQYSWMSFICIGAILVFVAFFEIGPGPIPWFIVAELFGQGPRPAAMAVAGCSNWTSNFLVGLLFPSAAFYLGAYVFIVFTAFLVIFWVFTFFKVPETRGRTFEEITRAFEGQVQTGTRGEKGPIMEMNSIQPTKDTNA from the exons ATGGGGACCACGAAG GTCACCGCACCTCTGATCTTCGCCATCTCAGTTGCTACCATAGGCTCTTTCCAGTATGGCTACAACACTGGAGTCATCAATGCTCCTGAGGCG ATCATAAAAGACTTTCTCAATTACACTTTGGAAGAGCGGTCACAAAACCCCCCGTCCAGCGGGCTCCTCACATCCCTGTGGTCGTTGTCCGTGGCCATCTTCTCCGTGGGTGGTATGATTGGTTCCTTCTCCGTCGGACTCTTTGTCAACAAATTTGGCAG GCGCAATTCAATGCTTATTGTCAACCTGTTGGCCATAGCTGGTGGCTGCCTTATGGGATTCTGCAAAATAGCAGAGTCAGTTGAAATGCTGATCTTGGGTCGACTGATTATCGGCCTCTTCTGTGGACTCTGCACAGGATTCGTGCCCATGTACATTGGAGAGATCTCCCCTACTGCCCTGCGGGGCGCCTTTGGTACTCTCAACCAGCTGGGCATCGTTATCGGGATTCTGGTGGCCCAG ATCTTTGGTCTAAAAGTCATCTTGGGGACTGAAGATCTCTGGCCTCTGCTCCTGGGCTTCACCATCTTACCAGCCATTATCCAGTGTGCTGCCCTTCCATTTTGCCCTGAAAGTCCTAGATTCTTGCTCATTaacagaaaggaggaggagaaggcaaaggAGA TCCTCCAGAAACTCTGGGGCACCGAGGACGTGGCTCAGGACATCCAGGAGATGAAGGATGAGAGTATGCGGATGTCGCAGGAGAAGCACGTCACAGTGCTGGAGCTCTTCCGCGCCCCCAACTACCGGCAACCCATCATTATCTCCATCATGCTCCAGCTCTCCCAGCAGCTCTCTGGGATCAACGCG GTGTTCTACTACTCAACAGGAATCTTCAAAGATGCAGGTGTCCAGGAGCCGGTCTATGCCACTATCGGCGCAGGTGTGGTCAACACCATCTTCACTGTGGTGTCT GTGTTCTTGGTGGAAAGGGCTGGGAGGAGGACGCTACACCTGATTGGCCTTGGAGGGATGGCTTTTTGTTCCATCCTCATGACGATTTCTTTGTTACTAAAG GATCAATATAGCTGGATGAGCTTTATCTGTATTGGGGCCATCCTGGTCTTCGTGGCCTTCTTTGAAATTGGCCCAGGTCCCATTCCCTGGTTTATTGTGGCTGAACTCTTTGGCCAGGGACCCCGCCCAGCTGCCATGGCAGTGGCTGGCTGTTCCAACTGGACCTCCAACTTTTTGGTTGGACTGCTCTTCCCCTCGGCCGCG TTCTACTTAGGTGCCTACGTTTTCATCGTCTTCACTGCCTTCCTTGTTATCTTCTGGGTCTTCACCTTCTTCAAAGTTCCTGAGACCCGTGGCAGGACTTTTGAGGAAATTACACGAGCCTTTGAAGGGCAGGTGCAGACAGGAACCCGCGGTGAGAAAGGCCCCATCATGGAGATGAACAGCATCCAGCCCACGAAGGACACCAATGCCTAA